A window of Candidatus Hydrogenedentota bacterium contains these coding sequences:
- a CDS encoding type II toxin-antitoxin system HicB family antitoxin produces MHKYEIIIYWSDEDQVFVAEVPELPGCVAHGESPSYALCNCSDAMDLWRDTAREFGRPIPEPRGRRLQFA; encoded by the coding sequence ATGCATAAGTATGAGATTATCATTTACTGGAGCGACGAGGACCAGGTTTTTGTGGCGGAAGTGCCCGAGTTGCCCGGATGCGTGGCCCATGGCGAGAGCCCGAGCTACGCACTGTGCAATTGCAGCGACGCGATGGACTTGTGGCGTGACACCGCCCGGGAGTTTGGCCGCCCGATCCCCGAGCCGAGGGGCAGGCGCCTTCAGTTCGCGTGA